One genomic window of Monodelphis domestica isolate mMonDom1 chromosome 1, mMonDom1.pri, whole genome shotgun sequence includes the following:
- the LOC103096501 gene encoding carbohydrate sulfotransferase 8-like, whose amino-acid sequence MGQLSYKLFFLLGLSPVKLDLPKTDTSGAWQRTQRLRQAQLSAACKRPRLWQASSLLLPKPVSRQLLVEPNHRLLFCEVTKASCSDWRRVLLLLLALNLSRWDPAEVQSDKLHHTRLSSFQRRDCDLMLNHYIPVLVTRHPLERLVSAYRDKFLHSEPYYVHLAASMRTAVRGSGPSRAQQNQRNLTFAEFVTFVLRQSPATWDVHWKPIELLCSPCRVRYAVLIRHESLSLEAAHALSFLGIPSPGLFPSSKVYQSESRTGPQLTRHYPRQLSPEQQSGLYSLYFLDFTLFGYHPLTP is encoded by the exons ATGGGCCAACTGTCATacaaacttttctttcttttgggccTGTCTCCTGTTAAGCTGGATCTCCCTAAAACTG ACACCTCGGGAGCCTGGCAGCGCACGCAGCGGCTCCGCCAGGCGCAGCTGAGTGCCGCCTGCAAGAGGCCCAGGCTCTGGCAGGCCAGCAGCCTCCTCCTGCCCAAGCCGGTATCTCGGCAGCTGCTGGTAGAGCCCAACCACCGCCTGCTGTTCTGCGAGGTGACCAAGGCCAGTTGTTCCGACTGGAGGcgggtgctgctgctgctgctcgcCCTCAACCTGAGCCGTTGGGACCCCGCCGAGGTGCAGTCGGACAAGTTGCACCACACACGCCTCAGCTCCTTCCAGCGCCGCGACTGCGACCTCATGCTGAACCACTATATCCCGGTGCTGGTCACCCGGCACCCGCTGGAGCGCCTCGTCTCTGCCTACCGAGACAAATTCCTGCACTCGGAGCCCTACTACGTGCACCTGGCCGCCAGCATGCGCACCGCCGTCCGCGGGTCCGGTCCGTCCCGGGCCCAGCAGAACCAGCGCAACCTCACCTTCGCCGAGTTCGTGACTTTCGTTCTGAGGCAATCGCCGGCCACGTGGGACGTGCACTGGAAGCCCATTGAGCTACTGTGCTCCCCGTGCCGCGTTCGCTATGCCGTGCTCATCCGCCACGAGAGCCTAAGCTTGGAGGCGGCGCACGCGCTCAGCTTCCTGGGAATCCCGAGCCCGGGACTCTTCCCTTCCAGCAAGGTGTACCAGAGCGAGAGCCGCACGGGCCCCCAGCTCACCCGCCACTACCCCCGGCAGCTCAGCCCCGAGCAGCAGAGTGGCCTCTACAGCCTCTACTTCCTAGACTTCACCCTTTTTGGGTACCATCCGCTGACCCCCTGA